Proteins encoded within one genomic window of Methanobacterium sp.:
- a CDS encoding LysR family transcriptional regulator, which produces MDYHPRVSLEIEGYIFSYKLFEALKLVSKTFSQRKAADALGISHAVLNRRINEAESKLGYKLVVATGAGSLLTDKGQKILLRHEKYMKRLKDREKIIICGGYISSSLLEVMAIEYGLDFVVYKTGDKNALYLAGLDMVDILTLDDPVNAFINNLDFIPIAYDHLVLHPNYSHEISELKDLEGKKFLEVIDSPQRLAWNTLDDHKIQYKLSEEVRSPYDALKYIRNNPNFYTFLSSSLVEGSDILKNDTQHIISSVICNKEDNRISKFLEFILTYKGQKIVEKNGFESVR; this is translated from the coding sequence ATGGATTACCATCCAAGAGTAAGTCTTGAAATAGAAGGTTATATATTTAGTTATAAACTTTTTGAAGCCTTAAAATTAGTTTCAAAGACGTTTTCTCAGCGGAAAGCAGCTGATGCTTTAGGAATATCACATGCCGTGCTAAATCGGCGTATAAATGAAGCTGAATCAAAGCTTGGATATAAACTTGTTGTTGCCACAGGTGCAGGATCTTTATTGACTGATAAAGGCCAAAAAATCCTTTTAAGACATGAAAAATATATGAAACGGCTTAAAGATCGTGAAAAAATCATTATTTGTGGAGGATATATATCTTCAAGCCTTTTAGAGGTAATGGCCATAGAATATGGGTTAGATTTTGTAGTATACAAAACAGGGGATAAAAATGCTCTTTATCTTGCAGGGCTGGATATGGTAGATATTTTAACGCTGGATGACCCTGTAAACGCATTTATTAACAATTTAGATTTTATACCCATTGCTTACGATCATCTGGTCCTCCATCCCAACTATTCTCATGAAATATCTGAATTAAAAGATTTAGAAGGGAAAAAATTTCTTGAAGTGATAGATTCACCTCAAAGACTTGCCTGGAATACCTTGGATGATCATAAAATCCAATATAAATTATCAGAGGAAGTTAGATCTCCATATGATGCCTTGAAATACATTAGAAACAACCCTAATTTTTATACTTTTCTTAGCAGCAGTTTAGTAGAAGGATCAGACATTTTAAAAAATGATACACAACACATCATAAGTAGTGTTATATGCAATAAAGAAGATAACAGAATCAGTAAATTTTTAGAATTTATACTAACTTACAAAGGACAAAAAATTGTAGAAAAAAATGGATTTGAAAGTGTAAGATGA
- a CDS encoding carbohydrate kinase family protein: protein MIKKTDLLAIGHTAFDSIVLVKEFPSPNSSTLIKQIKNFDGGAAANVAMVAANLGLKTALVSAVGNDFKDSLYHAKLKKMGIDTKNMIVIENEKSPMAWVFTDSNNDQISYFYWGAAAYFKELEPPEKAIKKVNAVHLATGDPSFNRRSGEMASTYEKLISFDPGQDLHMYSPEELKRALSVSNILFGNHFEIDRILKTLNVNINELREIGPEIVVKTYGKDGSIIYSDKKMKIDAIIREPVDPTGAGDSYRAAFLYTYLNGEKLEFCGKFASAVSSFIVEAEGCQTNIPDYDTAFERMKEKWDL, encoded by the coding sequence CTGATTAAAAAAACCGATTTACTGGCTATTGGTCATACAGCTTTCGATTCTATAGTTCTTGTAAAAGAATTTCCATCCCCTAACTCATCTACATTAATTAAACAAATAAAAAATTTCGATGGGGGAGCAGCAGCCAATGTTGCAATGGTTGCAGCCAATTTAGGGCTTAAAACAGCGCTTGTATCTGCTGTTGGAAATGATTTCAAGGATTCACTCTATCATGCTAAACTTAAAAAAATGGGAATTGATACAAAAAACATGATTGTAATCGAAAATGAAAAATCTCCAATGGCATGGGTATTTACAGACTCCAATAACGATCAGATAAGTTATTTTTACTGGGGAGCCGCAGCTTATTTTAAAGAATTAGAACCACCAGAAAAGGCCATTAAAAAAGTAAATGCTGTCCATTTAGCCACAGGAGATCCGAGTTTTAATAGAAGATCTGGAGAAATGGCCAGTACTTATGAAAAGTTAATATCCTTCGACCCAGGACAGGATCTTCATATGTACTCTCCAGAGGAACTTAAAAGAGCTTTAAGCGTTTCTAACATATTATTTGGTAATCACTTCGAAATTGACCGGATATTAAAAACATTGAATGTTAATATTAATGAATTAAGGGAAATTGGCCCTGAAATAGTTGTTAAAACTTATGGTAAAGATGGAAGTATAATATATTCCGATAAAAAGATGAAAATTGATGCTATTATCAGAGAACCCGTAGATCCGACTGGCGCAGGAGATTCATATCGAGCAGCTTTCTTGTATACTTATTTAAATGGGGAAAAACTTGAATTCTGTGGAAAATTCGCCTCAGCAGTCTCATCTTTTATAGTAGAAGCTGAAGGATGCCAAACCAATATTCCTGATTATGATACGGCATTTGAGCGTATGAAAGAAAAGTGGGATTTATAA
- the hxlB gene encoding 6-phospho-3-hexuloisomerase yields the protein MILNEAIDEMIDNIEQVSSEIDSESIMKMLDMLIEAKNVFIIGLGRSGLVARAFAMRLMHLGISVYVVGETITPAIYEDDCLLAISGSGETSFIISTAKTSKNRNAKIIAVTSYEDSTLGKLSDLVIHVKGRTKIDSEKDYIKRQINGRHQPLAPLGTLFEITTLVFLEGVIAELMHKMGKTEDDLKARHTVLE from the coding sequence ATGATTTTAAATGAAGCTATAGATGAAATGATAGACAATATAGAGCAGGTTTCTTCTGAAATTGACAGTGAAAGCATTATGAAAATGCTGGATATGCTGATAGAAGCAAAAAATGTTTTTATAATAGGACTTGGAAGATCAGGACTTGTTGCAAGGGCTTTTGCTATGAGATTAATGCACCTGGGAATAAGTGTTTATGTAGTTGGAGAAACCATCACACCAGCTATTTATGAGGACGACTGTTTACTCGCGATTTCAGGCTCGGGAGAGACTAGTTTTATTATAAGTACGGCTAAAACCAGCAAAAATAGAAATGCAAAAATAATTGCAGTCACATCTTATGAAGATTCAACTTTAGGAAAACTTTCTGATTTAGTTATACATGTTAAAGGCAGAACCAAAATAGATTCAGAAAAAGATTATATTAAAAGGCAAATTAATGGTAGACATCAGCCTTTAGCCCCGCTAGGTACATTATTTGAGATTACAACCCTTGTATTTCTTGAAGGGGTTATTGCAGAGTTAATGCATAAGATGGGAAAAACAGAAGATGATTTAAAGGCCAGACACACGGTTCTGGAGTGA
- a CDS encoding SagB/ThcOx family dehydrogenase produces MSRNGRIAIIILIILLGLTFIYLIWPETEEIKPREVISVVSLPKAEITTNVSVEVAIQNRRSIRHYTTEPLSLQDISQLMWAAQGITDQQTKFRTVPSGGHTYPLEVYILIGREGVTGLNEGVYHYNPFNNTLEQILRTDVRSELSQAANGQPWVKEAPVNIIITGNYQKMINKYKDEKLSTRFVDIEAGHAGQNIYLEVEARNLATVALGSFKDDVVHQVLNLPDNERTIYIYPVGHSAL; encoded by the coding sequence ATGTCTAGGAATGGAAGAATTGCCATAATTATTTTAATAATTTTACTGGGTTTAACTTTCATTTATTTAATCTGGCCAGAAACTGAAGAAATTAAACCAAGGGAAGTTATCAGCGTTGTGAGTCTTCCAAAGGCAGAAATCACCACAAATGTCTCGGTTGAGGTTGCGATACAAAATAGACGTTCTATAAGACATTATACTACTGAACCTCTAAGTTTGCAGGATATATCACAGCTTATGTGGGCTGCACAGGGAATTACAGATCAGCAAACTAAATTCAGAACTGTGCCTTCTGGTGGACATACTTATCCGCTTGAAGTTTACATTTTAATAGGTAGAGAGGGAGTAACAGGGTTAAATGAAGGAGTATATCATTATAATCCCTTTAATAACACTTTGGAACAGATTTTAAGAACTGACGTACGTTCTGAATTATCTCAGGCTGCAAATGGGCAGCCATGGGTTAAAGAAGCCCCTGTAAATATTATAATCACTGGAAATTATCAGAAAATGATAAATAAATATAAAGATGAAAAATTAAGCACCCGTTTTGTGGATATTGAAGCAGGACACGCCGGGCAAAATATATATCTCGAAGTAGAAGCCAGAAATCTGGCAACAGTGGCTTTAGGCTCATTTAAAGATGATGTGGTTCATCAGGTATTGAATCTGCCAGATAATGAGAGAACTATTTACATATATCCTGTAGGTCATTCAGCGCTTTAG
- the fdhD gene encoding formate dehydrogenase accessory sulfurtransferase FdhD: MPEMVKNIKAVRVGKETTEIDEKISNDEEIKIIVNKTVIGNFSMSPEHIKEFVIGYLLGEGLISSADDITDITIEGRTVKVNTDLADFDLRRELVMSSDCFGGMRGKLELTKKVESDFKITKEEIFKASKRLREESKIWSETGGTHIAALINKDNIITTEDVSRHVAIDKVIGAAALDKIDFKNSFLFSSGRMPGDMIIKVARVGIPIIASKSAPTSSGYMVGEEANVTIIGFVRGGRFNIYTHPERVSY; the protein is encoded by the coding sequence ATGCCTGAAATGGTCAAAAATATAAAAGCAGTTCGAGTGGGTAAGGAAACTACTGAAATAGATGAAAAAATAAGTAACGACGAAGAAATAAAGATTATAGTAAATAAAACCGTTATTGGGAATTTTTCCATGAGCCCTGAACATATAAAAGAATTTGTTATAGGATATCTACTGGGGGAAGGATTAATCAGTTCTGCAGATGATATAACTGATATAACTATAGAAGGTCGAACAGTTAAGGTTAATACTGATCTTGCTGATTTTGATTTAAGAAGAGAACTTGTGATGAGTTCTGATTGCTTTGGAGGTATGAGAGGAAAACTTGAACTAACAAAAAAAGTTGAATCAGACTTTAAAATTACTAAAGAAGAAATATTCAAAGCTTCAAAAAGATTAAGGGAAGAGTCAAAGATATGGAGCGAAACAGGTGGTACCCACATTGCTGCTTTAATAAATAAGGATAATATCATTACAACAGAAGATGTAAGCAGACATGTTGCCATTGATAAAGTTATTGGAGCTGCTGCATTAGATAAAATAGATTTTAAAAATAGTTTCTTATTTTCAAGTGGCAGAATGCCTGGAGATATGATAATAAAAGTTGCAAGAGTAGGTATACCCATCATTGCATCTAAATCTGCCCCCACTTCTTCAGGATACATGGTGGGTGAAGAAGCCAATGTTACAATAATTGGATTCGTAAGGGGCGGTAGATTTAATATTTACACCCATCCAGAAAGGGTTTCATATTAA